The window ACTTGTAGCCAGCGCAGCAGTGGTGCGAGTGGGAGTGCGAGTGGTAGTGGCTGTAGCAGGAGCTGTCGTGCAGACAGTAGGAGTAGCAGCCGCAGTCGCACATCTTTCCAGATGATCTCTTCCTTCTGTCCTTGCTGGAGTAGCTTGAGTTTGGTGGATGCTCTGGCGCTGGATTTCTGGAGCCGCGGGTGTCCCAACTTcctggcttgctgctgccGAACTGATTTCTGGTTTCTGGCCAACGCTCCGACTTCCAGCTTGGCTTAGGTTAGTTTGCCTCGAAGGCCCTAAATTTGATGCGGTCGCCCCGGGTTACCGGAGTTTGGTCGATTCCGGAGCCACATTTGCGTATTTGGGTGGCCAACATTCGTACCACgaaccgaggcactgtgcCCCAATATGGGTTAgtgctgttgttgttatgGCAATTCATGTGGAAATCATGTCAATTGATTATGGCCACCATCGCAGCCGTCTCCGCTGTAGATACGACTATTGTGCGGTGGGTACCGCCAGTAGAGGCTTTCTTGGCTAATGCTTGCGCAAGCCAAGGTTTGGGTTTCCAGTTTCCAGGGTATTCTCTCGTCTCTAGCGCTTTAAAAAAAGTGTCCCCCGTGGGCTGCCTGGCACAGCGCACTTGGCTCGAATCGAGTATGATTAATCGCCGATTTTATGGCCGAATATTTGGTTATATTTCTGTGCATTAGCTGCCGACTGCCCGAAATAGACCTGGCCGAATGCAAATTCATGCCTGACCCCCATTTGCCGCTAGTATTAGTCACCAACCTCCTCGGATCGCCATTTAGACAGATGTGTGTGTTTAGGCGTGTATCTGCAGCTCGGCGCCGCTCTCTGCTGCTGCGACTGTGTTGCAATCGATGACACATGCTGCGGTTGCAGTAATGACGTCACCGAACCGACAAgccacacggcgtatgagtTATTTTGTTTATGCGTTGCATGCAATGGACTATCTGGGGCTTCTGGGAATGAGATCAGTTCCGATCGGAATGCACTAGGTGAGGTCACCCACAGACTGCTTGCATTTAACCCCTGACCTGTCTCTGGCCGACTGCCGCATTCGTGTAGGCTATCGTCGATCTTCGTTTAATATCGCTACTTTTTGGGGGAAAGCACTTTATCCCCCGTTTAAAGTCCAATTAAATTTAAGGTCAGAGGCAAGGCGAAAGGGTGGCCTGCTCTGGCTGTTGCTTTCAAGTGTCCTCGTGCGCGGAAAAAGCCTCTGCACACGTATCCCCGGTGGCGGGAAGTTTTGTCAGCAAGCCAGGTCtggttaaaaataaaagggcTCGTGCTGGGCTGTGAGTGGAGGGTTTCAGCAGTTTAGTTCGAGTGCCTTCGAGTAACGCCTGAAGTACACGGGGAAGGCAGCGACGGTCAGCGGACGGCTCGGATTGGGGAAGCAATCGCGGGTCCTTGACAGGATTGCAGCCGCAGGATGGTGGCACGAGCGGAGACAGGAAGTGCCGGCTGTCAGTATGCGGCAAGTAATGGTGTTGCGTGTCGTTTTCGCCACAATGTGGCGCTGATAACCGGAGTCAACAACGGACAGCTGACTGGGGTACCtagccaaaaaacaaaaaggaaagtcTCCAAAAAACTGGCGATATAAATTGCAGAAATAATGCACTAAGGGAGTCAGGAAACTGTTTACTGCGCGAGGAAGCCCTTTGGGTGACAATCTTGTGTCTGAAAGTACACTATTTTCAACCTCTAACTGGATTCGACCcattttgttgttgaattTGACCAAAAATATCTACGACACCTCGTGCGGTCAGTCTCCCTCCTCCGCTTTGCTTCTCCCCTCGCTTTTGAGAAAGCCCCAGTATGACCCCTTTCCCCAGCCAACTTCCACTTTGCATTCGCCGACGATTCTTAATTCTCGATTCTGGGCTGCATGTGGCACGCAAGAGGTCATTAAAAAGCACTAAAAACGCAACACTCGTAAAAACGATCCAGCTCTTGCCCCTTTTCCGCAGTGGCTCTGTCTTAGTCACTGCTTCCTCTGTCTAGTGAGTATTCCTGACTCCCGGCCAATGCCCGATGCAGCAAGTCATAAAGAAGTGGAGTCTTGTAGCATAGTTTTAAATGTTTCATTGCGCATAATAAGCCTCATAATAATCCTCGACACTTggacaattaaataatttaggAAGAACAATCGCAAGGAGCAGATTCACCGTCTATTTAAATAAGCAGGTATGTATTTGGGGGGACTGGGGACTTGGGTTCGTCTGCAGAAACTGCATTCCGCCACCGCTCCCAAAATGGAAGAATTCCAAGACTCCAGACGGGAGGACGTACGGGGGAGGGCTATGCGCATGCGTAGACTCTTCAAGAAGCTGCTTCTGCCTTTTATCAGCTCAAGGAGCGGCGGTCGCGCAACTCATGCCAGATTATCACACACTCCCAGGTCCCGTGATGTCTACTATCACATTTGCTCGCCCAGTGACCCGAAAGAACCCCGACCCGACTCGCTTGCCTCAGCTTGTTTACAGTGCTGTAATGGaaacttttgaaaaattttccaCCAATTCCCGCGCCGGGAAAACTACCGAAAAGAAGGGAAGCATTGTGCAACATCAGTGGAACTACATAAGTGCCAAGTGGGTAAGTTTCCGTTGGAGCTCGAGTTCAAGCGATATTTGAATTATAATAACAATTATTTGCACAGCTCATTAGTAGGGGGTTGGTGGCAGACTAAGCTGTGCGAGGTGGAAGTATTTTCAGGCACTTTATGTGCATTTAAGCAAGCCGAAACTGAAATTGAAAcgttcaacagaaaacaaaagctGTCTGAACCCACAAATCATATCCCAAAGGTCGCAGTAAAGATTCAGAAAGTGGGCTTTGGTTATCCGCCACAATTGAAGTGCGTGAAATGTATTCACTTCgggtttgttttgcttttatttaacTTCTTTAAGTGGGCTTTGGCGGATTCATTCACCTTTTAATCAACAAACCAGTTTCGCTTGTTTTTATCGTGTCGTGCGATGATTTGGCTTTTGGTTTGCCAAAACGAATTTCCTCTTTTTGCGAGTGCCGCGAGTTCATGAAGCGACACAGCAGAGCTCAAAAACagtttcaataaattttaatgtttttttagCTGCCAGAATAGAGTCAGATCGACGTCCAAGCCCTTAACCTTAATGTTAAAATAGGAACGTGACTCTGAGCCCTTCCAACTAAAAACATTTCTCTTCTCCAGCCATCAGTTATCCCACTTCGTAATGAATGAACTGGGACAGATTTCGGTTCAAATTCAATTGTATTTGAATCGGTTCGAATGGGATTCCTGTTGGTACTCCGCGCCGATTACCCCACGGCTGGTAGCTCTCGATAATGCGAATCCGCCGAGTGGTTGGTGGCCTTTTATCTGTGTGGGTCTCTCAAGTACGTGGCCTGAATGAAAAGTCCAACACGAGCGAGTGCTGTTTTTCGCTTTTTGTATTGGCACTGACTTGATTTTTTCGCAAATTATCTGCAACTTAACATCTAccacagaaacagaaacagcaacaagaCAGACAAACGAACTTCATGAATGAACCAGGCTGACTGAAAGCCAGAGAAAAAATGTCAATACCGAAAATATGTTTTGTTGCTTTCCTTCatacttatttttatttggagAGAGCTCGAGTAGTTTCGACCACAAGTGGGTTTTGTTTTCGAACTGTATCTGCTGGTTTCGAGGTAAGTGGAGCTCGAGAGCTGTGAATGCATTTCAATGATGAGAAAGTCGATTCAATTCAAATGGAATCGGTTTCTGGGAAGGTAATTGCTTGGCCCAAAACATCCATCCAGTTGAAACAGATTTGAAATTTTATCAAACAGCTAGTGCTTTATTTTTCCCCCTTTTCAAAAACCATCCTCTTGGACGTCTTAGATAGTTTGTAGTTTGAATGGCCAAGCTCGGCGCGGTGTCCCCAACTATGAGCTCTTGGGCAAGTTTCCGGTTTCTGGATTcgttgtaaaaaaaaaagagaccCGGCTAGCGACATCGTAGAAAATAAACACATTTTTTGTACGTTTCGGTATTTTTGGTTCACACGTGCGGGGGTAATAAACTTCAAATGACCGAAACTGAATGAAGCTCAGCGCAGACATTAAAGTGGGCCTGGCCACAATCGAGTCAAGTGTTGAAGCCAACACTCGCGCGATCCGCACTTAACGATACAGAAACACTAATAGAAACAAAGGCTTACCAACGGAAAAGCCAAGCACAGCATAACAAGCCAAAAATTGTTTAGAGCCCGCTCGTGTTCCCCAAGCTCTTATCGCTTGTTTTGCCTTATTGATGTGTcttctgtttttattattgtcgAATTTTAATTAAGCCAGGCTCTGTACGCGACACGAGCACGATTAATCCGTTTATTGGCTATTAGGTTCAACGCCTCTTGCCGGACTCCCTGTTGTGCAATAACTACAAAACTAAATAACTAAAACTAAGCCTGGTCAGTAGGCTTCTTTTAAAGTTGAaaatattgcgtatacgcgaCATTTAATGTTTTAGATTTCGGAGCGCTTAAGCGTCCATTTTGAACGGAATTCCACCCCTCGAGTcgtaaaaattaatttattaataaccCTTTCGCGGCTCATGGAAGCTCGTTTCCAGGGTGGGTTGATGGCCATAAAATGGAGTGACATGAGCAGAGTTTGGCATTCTGCTGACACGTCACTAAGGACTTCTGGGCCTGCCACTTGCACCTTATCACCTATTAGGGACACTGCTAACGATAATGC of the Drosophila ananassae strain 14024-0371.13 chromosome 2R, ASM1763931v2, whole genome shotgun sequence genome contains:
- the LOC6507529 gene encoding uncharacterized protein LOC6507529, whose product is MCDCGCYSYCLHDSSCYSHYHSHSHSHHCCAGYKYLKCLCRYYRHVHCTCSCWRRKCYLL